Within the Halarcobacter mediterraneus genome, the region ATATCAATATTGTATTTGGGGGAACAAAGTTTGTTAATAAAAATATTGTTAACTCAAAAGGTGAAATTGAAAAAAATGATTGATATATCAAGGGTTATTTTAACCCTTGATAGTAAAAAACTTATTAAAACTATAAAATTAGCTTTAATAAGTTTTTTAAATTAGTAGGAATATATATGAAGAATATTGTAGTTGGGGTTGGAAATGTTTTGTTTAAAGATGAGGGGGTAGGGATTTATGCTTCTAAATTTTTACAACAAAACTATGAATTTAATGATGATTTAGAGATAATAGATGGTGGAACTTTAGGTTTTAAACTAATGACATATTTTCAAGAATATGACAATGTTATTATTTTAGATACTGTTTCTGTTGAAGATGAAGCAGGATCTATTTATAGACTTCCGTCAGAGGTTTTACTTGGAATGGGACAATATAGAAAAACAGCCCATGAAGTTGAAATTGTAGAGATGTTAGAGATTTGTTCTGTTTTGGATAAACATGCTACAGTTACTATTTTAGGTATTATTCCTGAAGATATTGAAGCAGTTGAAATAGGATTAACTTCTACTTTGGAAGATAAGTTTGATGATTTTATTTCTCAAGCTTTAGAAGAGATTGAGAATATTGGTGTAAAAGTAAAGAAAGTTGATAATAAAGACTTAAAGATTATTGCACAAGAACTAATTGGAAGTTATAATGGTGAACATTTAACTAGAATTCCAAATGAGGAAGATACAACATGGAATTAATTTATAAAATAGATTTTAATACAACAAACTTTTATTTTAAGCATATCATTGATGATTTAATAGAAGATACAAAAATTAAAGCTACATGTAAAATGTATAGGGGTTTTATTCTTTTAGTTTGTTCTGATGAAGTAGAGGAAATAGAAAACTTTTTTAAGGTACTTGAAGAAAAACTTCCTTTATCAATATTTATTTCAAATGCAGAAGTTTTAGAACACTTTGATTATGATTCATTTTTTGAACTAGAAGAACAGGATGTAAAGTTAAATCTTTCACTTCTTACAAATGATGAAATTACGAAAACTATAAATGAAAATAATATTGACTTTACAAATGATATTGATAAGATAAAAAAAGGTGGGGTATCAAGATTTGAAACTCACAATGGCTTAAAAGATTTATTTTTGCCATCTGTAAAATTAAGAGAAGAGTTTGAATCAAAAGGTTATGAAGTAAAACTTTTAATTACAAATATAAATAATATCTCAAAACTAGTAGATATTACACAAAAAGATTTACAACTTTTATGCTCAATAGAAAGGCCTCTTATAAAATTAAAATTTAAACTTTTACAAAATGCAAAAGGAGAGTTTTCAAATACTAGATTTATTTATGCCAAAATTGCAGATGATAAAGAAACTTTACTTTTTTCAAAAGCTTTAAAAGACAAAGGTTTTGATTATATACTATATGTCAATGATGAGGTTTACCAAGATGGCTTAAAAGTTACATATAATAAAGAACAAAATATTATAATTTGTGGAGAAAAGGGATTATTCCCTAAATATGATTTTGATTTAAAAAGAAGAGTTAATTCAAGTAAAGACTATTTTGAGGAGTATGGATCTGTTTATAAAGCATGTATTGCACAATTTAATAAAAGGTTAGTTTCTACTATTGGAGTATATTTTTCATATAAAAGTGATGAATCAGCTATTAAAATAAATAATGCAAAATTAGGAGAGAGAAATATAGTTTTTATTCCAAATGTTTTAAATAATATAGAAAAGTGCATTGATGATATTAGAAGTATAGATGAAAATACCAATAGATTAATTGACAATTATAAAAAAAGCTTTCCAAAATATTTTGAAAAAAAGTTTATAGATAAAGATGCAGATGGTTTTGAAGCTATTTTAAATATGCTTGCATACTGTTTAGGAATGAAAGATTATAAACAGTTTGAAGATACAGCTTTAATGTTTGGTGGTAAAAGTGGACTTCAAATTGATATGAAAGTTATGCAAATAGATGGAAAGAACTATTTAGATTATAGAAAAATTATCCAAAGTACTTTAAGTTATAAGATTGCGGGAGTAGAGGATACATTATTAGCATACTCTTTTTATGAATCATTGTGTGATTTTATTTCAGATAATGTTACAGAAATTCAAAGTGATTTTAATGCAAAAGATATTATTCTTTGTGGTGATATGTTTGCTAACTCAATTTTACTTTCTAAACTAAAGAAAAAGCTAAATACTATTAATATACTTATTCCAAAAGAATACCCTATAGATTACTAAAAAATTTACAATAAATTGGCTTAAAGTTACAAAATGAGTCAATTTATTCTAAAAAAATGAATAATCATTCATATTTTTGATTATGGTCAAGAAACTTTAACTTTTAATAGTATAAAATTTCATTAAATATAAAATGAATAATCATTCATTTAAAGAAGGATGAATTTTGCAAGAGCAAATACTATATGAAAAATTAAATAAAAGATTAAATGATTTAGAAAAACTTCCTAGACTTAAAGAAAATAAATCTATAGAGAGTCACTTAGATGAAAAGGGTGTTTCAAGAAGAGATTTTATGAAGTGGGCTACAGCAATTACTGTAATGCTTGCACTTCCAGGTTCTTTTACACCATTAGTTGCAAAGGCTGCAAAATTAAGTGATAGACTTCCTATTATCTGGTTACACATGGCTGAGTGTACTGGATGTAGTGAATCACTTTTGAGAACTGATGCTCCTACAATTGACTCCTTAATTTTTGATTATATTTCTTTAGAGTATCACGAAACCTTAATGGCAGCAGCAGGATGGCAAGCTGAGCATAATTTAGAACATGCAATTGAGGCTTATAAAGGGCAATATATTTTAATGGTTGAAGGTGGAATTCCATCAGGAAATAGTGCACATTATTTAACTATTGGAGGTCATGGGCATACTGGTGAACATTCTGCACAACTTGCATCAAAAAATGCAGCAGCAATATTTGCTATTGGCACATGTTCTTCTTTTGGAGGGGTTCAAGCAGCAATTCCAAATCCTACAGGAGCAGTTGCTTTATCAAAAGTTACAAATAAACCAGTTATAAATGTACCAGGTTGTCCTCCAAGTGAAAAAAATATTGTAGGAACTTTATTACACTATATTCTTTATGGAACACTTCCTGCCCTTGATGCCTACAATAGACCAAAATGGGCTTATGGAAGAAGAGTACATGATTTATGTGAAAGAAGAGGTCACTTTGATGCTGGAGAATTTGTAGAAGAGTTTGGAGATGAAGGTGCTAAAAAAGGTTATTGTTTATACAAAGTAGGGTGTAAAGGACCTTATACTTTTAATAACTGTTCAAAAAATAAATTTAACTCACATATGTCTTGGCCTATTCAAGCAGGTCATGGGTGTATTGGGTGTTCTGAACCAGATTTTTGGGATACGATGGGACCATTTGAAGAACCGGTTGCAAATAGATTGTATAGCACAGTATTTAAAGGTCTTGGAGCTGATGCAACAGCAGATAAAATTGGTGTTGGATTATTAACAGCTACAGGTATTGGTATTGCAGCACATGCAGCTATTTCTAAATTTAAAAATCCAAAAGATGGTGAGGAGTAAAATATGGCAAATAAAAGAGTAGTAGTAGACCCAATTACAAGGATTGAAGGACACTTAAGAATTGAGGTTGAAGTTGATGAAAACAATGTTATTCAAAATGCTTACTCTACATCAACACTTTGGAGAGGTTTAGAAACTATTGTTAAAAATAGAGACCCAAGAGATGCAGGTTTCTTAATGCAAAGAATTTGTGGTGTTTGTACTTTTTCTCACTATAGAGCAGGGATTGAAGCTGTTGAAGATGCACTTGGTATTGTTCCTCCTTTAAATGCAAAATTAACTAGGTCTTTAATGAATATGGCTTTATTTATGCATGACCATGTTGTTCACTTTTATCATTTGCATGGTCTTGATTGGGTTGATGTTGTTTCAGCACTTGATGCAGACCCTGCAAAAGCTTCTAAAGAGGCATTTAAATATGCAGAATTACCAATTGCTACTGGTGAAAATGACTTAAAAAAAGTTAAAAAAAGAGTAAAAGAGTTTGTTGATAAAGGACAATTAGGGCCTTTTGCAAATGCTTATTGGGGACATAAAACTTATAGATTAACTCCTGAGCAAAACTTAATTTTATTGTCTCACTATTTAAAAGCTTTAGAAGTACAAAGAGATTTAGCAAAACTTATGGCTATGTTTGGTGGTAAACAACCACACCCTCAAAGTTTAACTGTTGGTGGTGTAACTTGTGTAATGGACTTAATGGACCCAAGTAGAATGGGTGAGTACTTAACTTTATTTAAAGTTGGTTCAGAATTTATTGAAAATGCCTACCAAGCTGATGTTATTATGGCAGCAAAAATGTATAAAGATGAAGCATCTGTAACAGAACAAGCTGGTGTTATGAACTTTATGTCTCATCAAGAGATGCAATTAAATAAAACAGAGTTTTTATTTGATACTGGTATTATTGAAAATGGAGATTTATCAAAGGTATTTGATATTAATGAAGATTTAATCACTGAAGAAGCAACTCACTCTTGGTATGCTGATAATGAAGCTTTGCATCCATATAATGGTAAAACAAACCCTAATTATACTGGATTTAAAGATATGGATACAGTAGGTCCTGATGGAAAAATGATTCACTCTAAAGTAATCGATGAAAATGGTAAATACTCTTGGATTAAATCACCAAGATATGATGGTAAACCAATGGAAGTTGGTCCACTAGCTTGTATTTTAATTTCTTATGCAAAAGGAAATGAAAAAATTGTTCCTCTTGTAGATGATTTCTTAGCTAAAACAGGACTTCCAAAAGCAGCGTTATTTACAACTTTAGGAAGAACAGCAGCTAGAATGATTCAAGTAAGAGCAATTGCTAAACATGGATTAGAGGCATTTAATACATTAATTGAGAACTTAAAAGTTGACCAAGACACCTTTACTTCATATAAAATTGACAAAGATAAAGAGTATAGAGGAAGATTTATTGGGGATGTTCCAAGGGGTATGCTTTCTCACTGGATTAGAATTAAAAATGCAGTTGTAGAAAACTATCAAGCAGTTGTTCCGTCAACTTGGAATGCAGGGCCAATTGATTCATTAGGACAAATAGGACCTTATGAAGCAAATTTAGTGGGACTAAAAGTTCAAGACTTAACTCAACCTTTAGAGATTATTAGAGTTATTCACTCTTTTGACCCTTGTATTGCTTGTGCAGTTCATGTAATGGATAAAAAAGGTAATGATTTAGGTACATACAAGGTAGATCCATTTTATGGACTATCTTGTTAAGGAGCAGTCATGATTAAAAAACATTATGAGTTTTCATTTTGGGTTAGAATCACTCACTGGGTAAGAGCTATAGCTATTGTAGTTCTTACTTTTACTGGGTTTTATCTTGCAGTTCCTTTTATAGCTCCTGCACTTAATCAAGGAGAACCAAATAACTATTTATATGCTTTAATGAGATCATGGCATATTATTTTTGGATTTCTTTTAATTGCAGTTACAATTGGAAAGTTTTATTTATTTATTTTTGATAAACAAAGTAAGATAGAAAGAGTCTCTTTTTTGGATTTTATTAATCCAAAAGTATGGGTAAAACAAATTAAATATTATCTATTAATTGGAAAACATGCAAGACTAAAAGGAGTATATAATCCTTTACAGTTTGTTGCATATTTAGGTGTTTATATCACACTTATCGTAATATGTATTACAGGTTTAGTTTTACATATGCATGTTTATCATGAAGGGTTAGGGGGATTTTTATATGAGTTTTTAAGACCTTTAGAAGTTATGATGGGTTCTCTTGCAATGGTTAGAGAAATTCATCATATAGCTATGTGGTTTTTTATTGTATTTTTACCAATTCATATTTATCTTGCTATATTTAACTCTGTTTATGGAAAAAGTGGAGCAATGGATTCTATTGTTTCTGGATATAAATGGGAAGAAGAACATTAATGAATGTATTAATATTAGGAATAGGGAACATATTGTTTCAAGATGAAGGAATAGGGGCTCATTTTATTCATTATTTAGATGAAAAATATGAATTTGAGGCTAAAGATTCTACTGTTAGCATTGTAGATGGTGGAACATTAGCTCAAAGACTTATTCCTCTTATAGTAAAGTATGATGAGCTTATTGTAGTTGACTGTATTGATGCAGATGATTCAATGCCTGGTGATGTTTATTTTTTTGATTATCACAAAGCCCCTTCAAATATCAATTGGCAAGGAAGTGCCCATGAAGTAGAGATGCTTCAAACACTAAATATGATTGATATGAATAAAGATTTACCTCAAACGAATGTATTAGGAGTTATTCCCAAAAGAGTAGCTGATGATACTACCTTTGAATTAAGTAAAGAGATAATTAGTGCTGTCAAGCTAATGGAGGAAGTGGTAGTTAAATATCTTAATAAATTAGATATTCAAACTAAAATAAAAAATGAAACAACAATAGAACATATTGCTCAAGTTTCTTTTAAAAGAGATATTATAAATGGTCCTAAAATTTAAATTATGATATATTTTCTTTGAAATAAATATAAAGAGTTTGAAATGCTAACATATAAAATTAGAGTAAAAGGTATTGTTCAAGGAGTTGGATTTAGACCTTTTATTTTTAATTTAGCCTTAAAATACTCTATAAATGGTTGGGTAAATAATGATGAAAAAGGAGTAAATATTCTTATTTTTTCATCAAAAGAAAATACAGAAAATTTCATAAGAGAATTAGAAGAAAAACCACCACCCTTATCAAAAATAGACTCTATTGAAATAGAGGAATTAAACTCAACAAAAATTTATACAAAATTTGAAATTAAAAAAAGTAAAATAAATAATAATAAATCAACAATTATAAGTCCAGATATAGCAGTTTGCCAAGATTGTATTGATGATATAAATGATGAATCAAATTTTAGAGAAAATTATGCTTTAACAAACTGCACTAACTGTGGACCAAGATACTCTATAATTAAAACAGTTCCTTATGATAGATGTAATACTTCAATGGCAGAATTTACTCTTTGTGAAGCTTGTGAAAAAGAGTATAAAGAGCCTACTAATAGAAGATATCATGCTCAACCTATTGCATGTGAAAAATGTGGCCCAGAAGTTAGCCTTTATGATGGGAATAATAAAAAAATCTTTTCCTCTTTAGAAGCTATAAAAGAAGTAGCAAAATTAATTAATTCTGGAAAAATAATAGCTATCAAAGGACTTGGAGGTTTTCATTTAGTTTGTGATGGAACAAATGAGGAGTCTGTTAAAAACTTAAGACAAAGAAAAAATAGACCTGAAAAACCTTTTGCCGTTATGTTTAAAAGTATTGAAGAAATAAAAGAACATACCTTTTTGTCAGAAAAAGAGGAAGAACTTTTAAACTCAAAAGAGAAACCTATAGTTCTAGTTAGAAAGAAAAATAAAAGTGGACTTTCAAATAGTGTAGCACCAAATATTGATAGATTAGGGTGCTTTATTGCTTATACTCCTTTGCATTATATACTTTTTAGATATTTAAATAATCCAATAGTTGCAACAAGTGCAAATCTAAAAGATGAGCCAATCATAAGATTTAAAGATGAAATATTAAAAAAACTTGCAGATGTAGTAGATTTTGTATTGGATTTTAATAGAGATATAGTAAATGCTTGTGATGACTCTGTTGTTCAAGTTGTAAATGATGATATTAGTAAACTTAGAAATGCAAGGGGTTATGCCCCAACTTCTTTAAAATTAGAAAAAAAAGTTTCTAAAAAAATATTAGCCCTTGGAGCAAATCAAAAGTCAACTATTGCTTTAGCTTTTGAAGATAATCTTATTTTATCACCTCATATTGGGGATTTAAACTCAATTGAGTCAATGGAATATTTTAAACGAACTATTGAAACTTTTAAAAACTTTTATGACTTTGAACCTGATGTAATAGTTTGTGATAAACATCCAAATTATGAAAATACTAAATGGGCAAAAACTTTAAATAAAGAGCTTGTTTTTGTACAACACCATTATGCTCATATTTTATCAACAATGGCAGAATATAAACTAAAAGAAAAAGTACTTGGTTTTGCTTTTGATGGAACTGGATATGGAGATGATGGAAACATTTGGGGTGGGGAAGTTTTTATTTGTAATAATAAAAGCTATGAAAGAGCTTATCATCTAAAATATTTTAAACTTTTAGGTGGTGAGAAAGCAGTAAAAGAACCTAAAAGGGTTGCTTTATCTTTATTATTTGAAGAGTTTACATTAGAGGAAGTTTTATCTTTAGAAAGTTCTGTTGTTAAACAGTTTAGTAAGAAAGAAATCAAGATGCTTCATATGGCTTGGGTAAAAGGTTTAAATTCTCCACTTACAAGCTCTATGGGAAGATTATTTGATGCAATTGCTTCTTTATCTAATCTTGTTCATATTCAAAGTTATGAAGGACAAACGGGACTTGCAATCGAGCAAAATTATGATAAAACTATTGTTGAGAATTTTGATTTTGAAGTTATTAATAATCAAATTGATTTATCTCCTATGATAAATCAAATATTAAAAGAGAAAGAGATAAAAGTTATTTGCTCGAAATTCATAAATACTTTAGTAGAAATAATTCTTTATATAAGTAAAGACTACGAAAAATTACCATTAGTTCTTAGTGGGGGAGTTTTTCAGAATAAAACTTTAATAGACCTAGTTTGTAAAAAATTAAAGGAAATGAAACGAAAATATTTTTATTCTAAACAAATACCTTTGAATGATGGAGGAATTTCAATTGGTCAAATCTATTATATAAGTTAAAATTTCAAAAAATTACATAAAAGTCACATCTTTATTTAAAATAAATTTAGATAAAATAAATTCTTTAATTAAGGAGCTTTTTTGATTAGTTCAAGATTTAGTAAAATAGGATTTATTTTAGCTGCTGTTGGTTCAGCAGTTGGGTTAGGAAATATTTGGAAATTTCCATATGTAACTGGAGAATATGGGGGT harbors:
- a CDS encoding hydrogenase small subunit, which encodes MQEQILYEKLNKRLNDLEKLPRLKENKSIESHLDEKGVSRRDFMKWATAITVMLALPGSFTPLVAKAAKLSDRLPIIWLHMAECTGCSESLLRTDAPTIDSLIFDYISLEYHETLMAAAGWQAEHNLEHAIEAYKGQYILMVEGGIPSGNSAHYLTIGGHGHTGEHSAQLASKNAAAIFAIGTCSSFGGVQAAIPNPTGAVALSKVTNKPVINVPGCPPSEKNIVGTLLHYILYGTLPALDAYNRPKWAYGRRVHDLCERRGHFDAGEFVEEFGDEGAKKGYCLYKVGCKGPYTFNNCSKNKFNSHMSWPIQAGHGCIGCSEPDFWDTMGPFEEPVANRLYSTVFKGLGADATADKIGVGLLTATGIGIAAHAAISKFKNPKDGEE
- a CDS encoding HyaD/HybD family hydrogenase maturation endopeptidase — protein: MNVLILGIGNILFQDEGIGAHFIHYLDEKYEFEAKDSTVSIVDGGTLAQRLIPLIVKYDELIVVDCIDADDSMPGDVYFFDYHKAPSNINWQGSAHEVEMLQTLNMIDMNKDLPQTNVLGVIPKRVADDTTFELSKEIISAVKLMEEVVVKYLNKLDIQTKIKNETTIEHIAQVSFKRDIINGPKI
- a CDS encoding Kae1-like domain-containing protein, whose product is MELIYKIDFNTTNFYFKHIIDDLIEDTKIKATCKMYRGFILLVCSDEVEEIENFFKVLEEKLPLSIFISNAEVLEHFDYDSFFELEEQDVKLNLSLLTNDEITKTINENNIDFTNDIDKIKKGGVSRFETHNGLKDLFLPSVKLREEFESKGYEVKLLITNINNISKLVDITQKDLQLLCSIERPLIKLKFKLLQNAKGEFSNTRFIYAKIADDKETLLFSKALKDKGFDYILYVNDEVYQDGLKVTYNKEQNIIICGEKGLFPKYDFDLKRRVNSSKDYFEEYGSVYKACIAQFNKRLVSTIGVYFSYKSDESAIKINNAKLGERNIVFIPNVLNNIEKCIDDIRSIDENTNRLIDNYKKSFPKYFEKKFIDKDADGFEAILNMLAYCLGMKDYKQFEDTALMFGGKSGLQIDMKVMQIDGKNYLDYRKIIQSTLSYKIAGVEDTLLAYSFYESLCDFISDNVTEIQSDFNAKDIILCGDMFANSILLSKLKKKLNTINILIPKEYPIDY
- the hypF gene encoding carbamoyltransferase HypF is translated as MLTYKIRVKGIVQGVGFRPFIFNLALKYSINGWVNNDEKGVNILIFSSKENTENFIRELEEKPPPLSKIDSIEIEELNSTKIYTKFEIKKSKINNNKSTIISPDIAVCQDCIDDINDESNFRENYALTNCTNCGPRYSIIKTVPYDRCNTSMAEFTLCEACEKEYKEPTNRRYHAQPIACEKCGPEVSLYDGNNKKIFSSLEAIKEVAKLINSGKIIAIKGLGGFHLVCDGTNEESVKNLRQRKNRPEKPFAVMFKSIEEIKEHTFLSEKEEELLNSKEKPIVLVRKKNKSGLSNSVAPNIDRLGCFIAYTPLHYILFRYLNNPIVATSANLKDEPIIRFKDEILKKLADVVDFVLDFNRDIVNACDDSVVQVVNDDISKLRNARGYAPTSLKLEKKVSKKILALGANQKSTIALAFEDNLILSPHIGDLNSIESMEYFKRTIETFKNFYDFEPDVIVCDKHPNYENTKWAKTLNKELVFVQHHYAHILSTMAEYKLKEKVLGFAFDGTGYGDDGNIWGGEVFICNNKSYERAYHLKYFKLLGGEKAVKEPKRVALSLLFEEFTLEEVLSLESSVVKQFSKKEIKMLHMAWVKGLNSPLTSSMGRLFDAIASLSNLVHIQSYEGQTGLAIEQNYDKTIVENFDFEVINNQIDLSPMINQILKEKEIKVICSKFINTLVEIILYISKDYEKLPLVLSGGVFQNKTLIDLVCKKLKEMKRKYFYSKQIPLNDGGISIGQIYYIS
- a CDS encoding HyaD/HybD family hydrogenase maturation endopeptidase produces the protein MKNIVVGVGNVLFKDEGVGIYASKFLQQNYEFNDDLEIIDGGTLGFKLMTYFQEYDNVIILDTVSVEDEAGSIYRLPSEVLLGMGQYRKTAHEVEIVEMLEICSVLDKHATVTILGIIPEDIEAVEIGLTSTLEDKFDDFISQALEEIENIGVKVKKVDNKDLKIIAQELIGSYNGEHLTRIPNEEDTTWN
- a CDS encoding nickel-dependent hydrogenase large subunit, encoding MANKRVVVDPITRIEGHLRIEVEVDENNVIQNAYSTSTLWRGLETIVKNRDPRDAGFLMQRICGVCTFSHYRAGIEAVEDALGIVPPLNAKLTRSLMNMALFMHDHVVHFYHLHGLDWVDVVSALDADPAKASKEAFKYAELPIATGENDLKKVKKRVKEFVDKGQLGPFANAYWGHKTYRLTPEQNLILLSHYLKALEVQRDLAKLMAMFGGKQPHPQSLTVGGVTCVMDLMDPSRMGEYLTLFKVGSEFIENAYQADVIMAAKMYKDEASVTEQAGVMNFMSHQEMQLNKTEFLFDTGIIENGDLSKVFDINEDLITEEATHSWYADNEALHPYNGKTNPNYTGFKDMDTVGPDGKMIHSKVIDENGKYSWIKSPRYDGKPMEVGPLACILISYAKGNEKIVPLVDDFLAKTGLPKAALFTTLGRTAARMIQVRAIAKHGLEAFNTLIENLKVDQDTFTSYKIDKDKEYRGRFIGDVPRGMLSHWIRIKNAVVENYQAVVPSTWNAGPIDSLGQIGPYEANLVGLKVQDLTQPLEIIRVIHSFDPCIACAVHVMDKKGNDLGTYKVDPFYGLSC
- the cybH gene encoding Ni/Fe-hydrogenase, b-type cytochrome subunit, which produces MIKKHYEFSFWVRITHWVRAIAIVVLTFTGFYLAVPFIAPALNQGEPNNYLYALMRSWHIIFGFLLIAVTIGKFYLFIFDKQSKIERVSFLDFINPKVWVKQIKYYLLIGKHARLKGVYNPLQFVAYLGVYITLIVICITGLVLHMHVYHEGLGGFLYEFLRPLEVMMGSLAMVREIHHIAMWFFIVFLPIHIYLAIFNSVYGKSGAMDSIVSGYKWEEEH